In Candidatus Sedimenticola sp. (ex Thyasira tokunagai), the following proteins share a genomic window:
- a CDS encoding WGR domain-containing protein, with protein sequence MHQIWNKGTRYYSVRLERDLFGAWVVIRTWGRIGTSMGRIRTDPASSFEDGLSQLKGIEKIRLGHGYTRIQ encoded by the coding sequence ATGCACCAGATTTGGAACAAAGGGACTCGCTACTATTCGGTTCGCCTGGAAAGGGATCTCTTTGGCGCGTGGGTTGTTATCCGCACCTGGGGCCGCATTGGAACATCGATGGGGAGGATTCGGACTGATCCGGCATCCTCTTTTGAAGATGGGCTTTCGCAACTCAAGGGGATTGAAAAAATCCGGCTTGGTCATGGTTACACACGTATTCAGTAG
- a CDS encoding tyrosine-type recombinase/integrase, with amino-acid sequence MSRSTAWRMVKRVMAKAGIEGKQATAKGLRHGFGIAMLSRKYPLPINVLWDLMGHSDTKTTEIYLQAIGDEKRKLVMQAWD; translated from the coding sequence ATGAGCCGCTCTACCGCCTGGCGAATGGTAAAAAGGGTCATGGCTAAGGCCGGTATCGAAGGGAAGCAAGCCACGGCTAAGGGGCTCAGACACGGCTTTGGCATCGCCATGCTATCAAGAAAGTATCCCCTACCGATCAATGTATTATGGGATCTCATGGGCCACAGCGATACGAAGACGACCGAGATCTATCTACAGGCCATTGGGGACGAAAAACGCAAACTGGTGATGCAGGCATGGGATTAG